A genomic window from Papaver somniferum cultivar HN1 unplaced genomic scaffold, ASM357369v1 unplaced-scaffold_15, whole genome shotgun sequence includes:
- the LOC113335688 gene encoding protein PHYTOCHROME-DEPENDENT LATE-FLOWERING-like isoform X2 has protein sequence MGVSFKVAKTGTRFRPKLIQSDDFLDDDDDNNNNDESTTMVNSSRKPKGDISEAAAGISGSSSCSGGILVSAGEVSFTLDLYQDGYLIRKPTEDSVLDSRKSLRPYDRTSEVVFSAIESGRLPRDILDDIPSKYLDGTLVCEVRDYRKRPSEPGNVVSSMEGLPVISKVSLRMSLENVVKDIPLMSDDSWTYSDLMEVESRILKALQPQLCLDPTPMLERLCSDPVPTKLNLGLSGRQKRRLRQMPEVTVMSNNQTHGKKVFIDRSGDMGAGDATQRVLENTNSHISNSSQFRPKSFGSESSSPANPMLPNQSRYQQGVGYQKLMQDQISGPIVNASGVLPSSGDLMMSYSDTMNGVSSFPGKRELQDAQIPNLSHINKRARQTPTGLDGVSQQGMGSQFDTIPGTDLFWKNTLHQQAESKGMQYANAGVPKFPPKVLEGVPNQDAFNLEQQGMIYGIKKERMETERIGSHAMEMENNQLDIQQGRVNQRIPSHPTMRSHFSSQMQWNNLGQLADKDLRKDDQFQKRKQVQSPRVSSGPMVQSPVSSKSGEFSSGSLGPQLGAVAASAYGLSQKPTGLSAATIGGIPPMASSPSDSMQRQHQSQTAPKRKSNSVPKSQAMSGVGSPASVSNMSVPLNANSPSVGTPPLADQSILDRFAKIEMLSQRHQLNSKKNKVDNFPPKKPVLHSSQQLQMCLSNVSNYEDFKDANCVTPLSKSLIGGSMNICKRRALEFSQGYVVPVIHKRNLLILSEKHDGTVAIQYGDIDDNELQVSEEYMPSLPNTNYADLLAAQFHSLMTHEGFQLKDDQIRPKPTQNVATNYQSNGLGIPSDAMSAEMQRHPETISSQPSFGAGAPANSGNHSQMSSQNNSSGSRMLPPGSNQSILSQGFISGVGMSQPQNVNPQSSVQNQLQQNQNPMVQQQQHPQMQRSNVMLSTNPLAQMNSLGQNSNAQLGNNMMNKQSQLQLQLLQQQQQQQQQQQQQHFQQQQQQLKQQQQQQQQQQQQQQQLQQQQQQQLQQQPPQQQQSQQSPQQQQPQPQQTQLQQLSPQQQQQTQLQPQQQQTQLQQLSPQQQQLQQQQLQQQQLQQQQQLQQQQQQQLQRKMMMGLGTGMGMGNMGNNIAGLGGLGNAMGMGNAVRGMGGTGISGPMGAMTGLGGMVQNQMSPSQASNISNAINLQLRSGTITQAQANVMAAKLKIMQNRTNMLAGAQSGITGMTATGQMLPGSGGMSMLGQTLNRANINQLQRATMGPPKIPGTSYYMNQQQQQPQNILLQQQLQQQQQLQQQQQQQLQQQQLQQQQQQQQQQQQQQQQQQQQIHQQPQQQQQIHQQPQQQQQQIGSPLQAVVSSPLVGSPSANQSQLSQQMSPQMQQFSPQQISQQTAMSPQLSSGSMPQVTNIAANTTVTPASPQLSSQTLGSVGSIPSSPMELQGISKSNSASNM, from the exons ATGGGTGTTTCCTTCAAAGTAGCTAAAACAGGAACTAGATTCCGCCCAAAACTAATCCAATCTGATGATttcttagatgatgatgatgataacaaCAATAATGATGAGTCTACCACTATGGTTAATTCTTCTCGAAAACCCAAG GGGGATATTAGTGAGGCTGCAGCTGGTATATCAGGTTCATCTTCTTGTTCCGGTGGGATTCTTGTTTCGGCAGGTGAAGTTTCGTTCACATTGGATCTCTACCAAGATGGATATCTAATCAGAAAGCCAACTGAG GACTCAGTTCTGGATTCGAGAAAATCGTTGCGGCCGTATGATAGGACATCTGAGGTTGTCTTTTCT GCAATTGAGTCTGGGCGATTACCCCGTGATATCCTGGATGATATACCCAGCAAGTACTTAGATGGTACACTGGTTTGCGAG gtgcgAGATTATCGCAAGCGTCCATCTGAACCAGGGAATGTTGTTTCTTCAATGGAAGGTTTACCTGTTATTAGTAAAGTATCTCTTAGGATGTCGTTGGAGAATGTTGTGAAAGACATTCCATTGATGTCAGATGATTCTTGGACTTACAGTGATCTAATG GAAGTAGAGTCTCGAATTTTGAAAGCCTTGCAACCGCAGCTTTGTTTAGATCCGACACCAATGCTTGAAAGACTCTGTAGTGACCCAGTTCCTACCAAG CTTAACTTGGGCTTATCTGGTCGTCAAAAGAGAAGATTGAGGCAAATGCCAGAAGTGACTGTCATGTCTAATAATCAAACACATGGGAAGAAAGTTTTCATTGACAGATCAGGAGATATGGGAGCCGGTGATGCTACTCAACGTGTACTTGAAAACACGAATTCACATATTTCAAACAGCAGCCAGTTCAGACCTAAAAGCTTTGGTTCGGAATCTTCCTCACCAGCAAATCCTATGTTACCCAACCAATCCAGGTATCAACAAGGGGTTGGATACCAAAAGCTGATGCAGGATCAAATATCTGGGCCAATTGTGAATGCATCTGGAGTTTTGCCCTCTAGTGGAGACTTGATGATGTCCTACAGCGACACTATGAATGGTGTTTCTTCTTTTCCTGGAAAGAGGGAACTCCAAGATGCCCAGATACCAAACTTATCCCATATTAATAAGAGAGCTAGGCAAACGCCAACCGGTCTCGATGGCGTTTCACAGCAAGGTATGGGATCGCAGTTTGACACCATCCCTGGGACTGATCTATTCTGGAAAAATACCTTACATCAGCAAGCAGAGTCTAAAGGAATGCAATATGCTAATGCTGGGGTTCCCAAGTTTCCGCCTAAGGTGCTTGAAGGGGTACCTAATCAAGATGCATTTAATTTGGAGCAGCAGGGAATGATATACGGCATAAAAAAAGAGCGAATGGAAACAGAGAGAATTGGGTCACATGCGATGGAAATGGAAAACAACCAACTTGATATACAACAGGGACGAGTTAACCAGAGGATACCATCACATCCAACAATGAGATCCCATTTTTCTTCACAGATGCAGTGGAATAATCTTGGGCAGCTTGCTGACAAAGATTTAAGGAAGGACGACCAGTTTCAGAAAAGGAAACAAGTGCAGAGCCCCAGGGTTTCTTCAGGACCTATGGTTCAATCTCCTGTATCATCAAAGTCTGGGGAATTTTCTAGTGGCTCATTAGGTCCCCAACTTGGTGCAGTTGCAGCTTCTGCGTACGGATTATCACAAAAACCAACTGGTCTTTCTGCTGCAACAATTGGTGGGATCCCACCCATGGCATCTAGTCCGAGTGATTCCATGCAGCGGCAACATCAATCACAAACGGCTCCTAAGCGAAAATCAAATTCCGTTCCTAAATCCCAAGCGATGAGTGGAGTTGGGTCTCCTGCTAGTGTCAGTAATATGAGTGTCCCGTTGAACGCGAACAGCCCTTCAGTCGGTACGCCACCTTTGGCAGATCAGTCCATTCTCGataggtttgcaaagattgaaaTGTTGTCACAAAG GCACCAACTCAATAGCAAAAAGAACAAGGTTGACAACTTCCCTCCAAAGAAACCCGTTTTGCACTCTAGTCAACAACTCCAAATGTGTCTCTCAAATGTTTCTAACTATGAGGACTTCAAAGACGCAAATTGCGTGACACCACTATCGAAATCGCTTATAGGTGGGAGCATGAACATTTGTAAAAGGCGTGCACTTGAATTCTCTCAAG GCTACGTTGTTCCTGTTATTCATAAACGAAATCTGCTAATCTTGTCTGAGAAGCATGATGGCACTGTAGCAATCCAGTATGGAGACATAGATGACAATGAACTCCAGGTTTCTGAGGAATATATGCCAAGTTTGCCCAACACG AATTACGCGGATCTGCTTGCTGCACAATTTCATTCTCTG ATGACACATGAAGGATTTCAACTTAAAGATGATCAGATCCGACCGAAACCAACCCAAAATGTTGCTACGAATTATCAATCTAATGGGCTTGGGATTCCTTCCGATGCCATGTCAGCTGAAATGCAACGACACCCAGAAACAATTTCTTCACAGCCATCATTTGGAGCTGGCGCACCAGCTAACAGTGGGAATCATTCTCAAATGTCTTCACAGAATAATTCAAGCGGTTCAAGGATGTTGCCTCCTGGTAGCAACCAGTCCATTCTTTCTCAAGGGTTTATATCAGGTGTTGGAATGTCTCAACCACAAAATGTGAACCCTCAATCATCAGTTCAGAACCAACTACAACAAAACCAGAACCCCATGgttcaacaacagcaacatcCTCAGATGCAGAGGTCTAACGTAATGCTTTCAACAAACCCACTAGCTCAAATGAATTCTCTAGGGCAAAATTCGAATGCGCAGTTGGGTAACAACATGATGAATAAACAGTCGCAGCTTCAGCTTCAGCTgttacagcagcaacaacagcagcaacaacaacaacagcaacaacactttcagcaacagcaacaacaattgaaacagcaacagcagcagcagcagcagcagcagcagcaacaacaacaactacagcagcagcaacaacaacaattacagCAGCAGCCACCACAACAGCAGCAGTCGCAACAGTCCCCTCAGCAACAGCAACCTCAACCTCAACAAACTCAGCTGCAGCAGTTGTcccctcaacaacaacaacaaacacagcTGCAACCTCAACAACAGCAAACACAGCTGCAGCAACTGTCCCCACAACAGCAACAATTACAGCAGCAACAACTGCAACAGCAACAactgcagcagcaacaacagctgcagcagcaacagcaacaacaattgCAGAGGAAAATGATGATGGGACTTGGGACAGGCATGGGCATGGGGAACATGGGCAATAATATTGCTGGTCTCGGAGGCCTTGGCAATGCTATGGGAATGGGTAATGCTGTGAGAGGAATGGGGGGAACTGGGATTTCAGGACCTATGGGTGCTATGACTGGCTTGGGCGGCATGGTTCAAAATCAAATGAGTCCATCTCAGGCTTCAAACATTTCCAATGCGATAAATCTACAACTTCGTAGCGGAACTATAACTCAAGCTCAAGCTAATGTAATGGCAGCAAAACTCAAGATAATGCAGAACCGAACAAACATGTTAGCGGGGGCTCAATCTGGAATTACGGGCATGACAGCAACAGGGCAGATGCTCCCAGGGTCTGGTGGTATGTCAATGTTGGGTCAGACGTTAAACCGAGCTAATATCAATCAACTACAGAGGGCAACCATGGGTCCTCCAAAAATTCCGGGGACGAGTTACTACATGaaccaacagcaacaacaaccacAAAACATACTTCTGCAACAAcagctgcaacaacaacaacagctgcagcaacaacaacagcaacaactacaacaacaacaattgcagcagcagcagcagcagcaacaacaacagcagcagcagcaacaacaacagcagcagcaaatacatcagcaaccacaacaacagcagcaaatacatcagcaaccacaacaacagcagcaacaaataGGATCTCCATTACAAGCTGTTGTTTCATCACCTCTGGTTGGTTCCCCGTCAGCAAATCAATCGCAACTGTCCCAACAAATGTCCCCACAGATGCAGCAATTTAGTCCACAGCAAATCAGCCAACAAACTGCAATGAGTCCTCAGTTGAGCTCAGGTTCGATGCCACAAGTCACTAATATAGCTGCCAATACTACAGTCACTCCAGCAAGCCCACAGTTGAGCTCACAAACTCTTGGCTCTGTTGGTAGCATCCCCAGTTCTCCGATGGAGCTTCAAGGAATTAGCAAAAGTAATTCTGCCAGCAATATGTAA
- the LOC113335689 gene encoding tyrosine/DOPA decarboxylase 1-like gives MGSLPTGNLESMSVCSQNPLDPDEFRRQGHMIIDFLADYYKNVESYPVRSQVEPGYLRKRLPESAPNNSESIETILQDVTNDIIPGLTHWQSPNYFAYFPSSGSTAGFLGEMLSTGFNVVGFNWMSSPAATELESIVMNWLGQMLTLPKSFLFSSDGSSGGGGVLQGTTCEAILCTLTAARDKMLNKIGRENINKLVVYASDQTHCALQKAAQIAGINPKNFRAIATSKATNFGLSPNSLHSTILADIKSGLVPLFLCATVGTTSSTAVDPIGPLCEVAKMYGVWVHVDAAYAGSACICPEFRHFIDGVEEADSFSLNAHKWFFTTLDCCCLWVKDSDSLVKALSTNPEYLKNKATESKQVIDYKDWQIALSRRFRSMKLWLVLRSYGIANLRTFLRSHVKMAKHFQGLIGMDNRFEIVVPRTFAMVCFRLKPTAIFKQKNISKSDYIETQTNEINAKLIESVNASGRIYMTHAVVGGVYMIRFAVGATLTEEHHVSGAWKVIQEHTDTILSALDG, from the coding sequence ATGGGTAGTCTTCCAACTGGTAACCTTGAAAGCATGTCAGTGTGTTCGCAAAATCCGCTTGATCCAGATGAATTCCGAAGGCAAGGTCATATGATCATTGATTTCCTAGCTGATTACTACAAAAATGTTGAGAGTTATCCAGTTAGGAGTCAAGTTGAACCTGGATACTTGCGTAAACGGTTGCCCGAATCAGCTCCAAATaattctgaatccattgaaaccatTCTTCAAGATGTTACCAATGATATTATCCCTGGTCTTACTCATTGGCAGAGTCCAAATTACTTTGCTTATTTTCCTTCAAGTGGTTCCACTGCTGGGTTCTTAGGGGAAATGCTTAGTACCGGATTTAATGTTGTGGGATTCAATTGGATGTCTTCACCAGCTGCAACTGAGTTGGAGAGTATAGTTATGAATTGGCTTGGCCAGATGCTAACGCTTCCCAAATCATTTCTCTTCTCGTCGGATGGAAGTTCAGGAGGAGGAGGTGTTCTACAAGGTACCACCTGTGAAGCCATCTTATGTACACTAACTGCAGCAAGAGATAAAATGCTGAACAAAATCGGCCGAGAAAATATTAACAAGCTAGTTGTCTATGCTTCTGATCAAACTCATTGTGCACTACAAAAAGCTGCTCAAATTGCCGGTATCAATCCAAAGAACTTCCGTGCAATTGCAACATCCAAGGCTACAAACTTCGGCCTCTCTCCAAATTCACTTCATTCTACAATTCTTGCTGATATCAAATCCGGGTTAGTTCCATTGTTTCTATGTGCTACCGTCGGAACAACTTCATCAACAGCAGTAGATCCTATTGGTCCCCTTTGCGAGGTTGCTAAAATGTACGGTGTTTGGGTTCATGTGGATGCGGCATACGCTGGAAGTGCTTGTATCTGCCCTGAGTTCAGGCACTTCATTGATGGTGTTGAAGAAGCAGACTCATTCAGTCTAAATGCACACAAGTGGTTCTTCACTACTTTGGATTGTTGTTGTTTATGGGTTAAAGACTCGGATTCCCTTGTTAAGGCACTATCAACAAATCCGGAGTATCTGAAGAACAAAGCAACTGAATCAAAACAAGTTATTGATTACAAGGATTGGCAAATAGCTCTTAGCAGAAGATTTCGATCTATGAAGCTTTGGTTAGTACTTCGCAGCTATGGAATTGCTAATTTGAGAACTTTCCTCAGGAGTCATGTTAAAATGGCTAAGCATTTTCAAGGCCTCATTGGCATGGATAACAGGTTCGAAATTGTGGTTCCTAGAACATTTGCCATGGTCTGTTTTCGCCTCAAACCTACTGCAATTTTCAAGCAAAAAAATATATCCAAAAGTGATTACATCGAAACGCAAACAAATGAGATCAACGCAAAACTGATTGAATCAGTGAATGCATCTGGCCGGATATATATGACTCATGCTGTTGTTGGAGGGGTATACATGATCCGATTTGCTGTTGGGGCAACACTGACAGAGGAACATCACGTTTCCGGGGCATGGAAGGTGATCCAAGAGCATACAGACACCATACTTAGTGCATTGGATGGGTAA
- the LOC113335688 gene encoding protein PHYTOCHROME-DEPENDENT LATE-FLOWERING-like isoform X1 — MGVSFKVAKTGTRFRPKLIQSDDFLDDDDDNNNNDESTTMVNSSRKPKGDISEAAAGISGSSSCSGGILVSAGEVSFTLDLYQDGYLIRKPTEDSVLDSRKSLRPYDRTSEVVFSAIESGRLPRDILDDIPSKYLDGTLVCEVRDYRKRPSEPGNVVSSMEGLPVISKVSLRMSLENVVKDIPLMSDDSWTYSDLMEVESRILKALQPQLCLDPTPMLERLCSDPVPTKLNLGLSGRQKRRLRQMPEVTVMSNNQTHGKKVFIDRSGDMGAGDATQRVLENTNSHISNSSQFRPKSFGSESSSPANPMLPNQSRYQQGVGYQKLMQDQISGPIVNASGVLPSSGDLMMSYSDTMNGVSSFPGKRELQDAQIPNLSHINKRARQTPTGLDGVSQQGMGSQFDTIPGTDLFWKNTLHQQAESKGMQYANAGVPKFPPKVLEGVPNQDAFNLEQQGMIYGIKKERMETERIGSHAMEMENNQLDIQQGRVNQRIPSHPTMRSHFSSQMQWNNLGQLADKDLRKDDQFQKRKQVQSPRVSSGPMVQSPVSSKSGEFSSGSLGPQLGAVAASAYGLSQKPTGLSAATIGGIPPMASSPSDSMQRQHQSQTAPKRKSNSVPKSQAMSGVGSPASVSNMSVPLNANSPSVGTPPLADQSILDRFAKIEMLSQRHQLNSKKNKVDNFPPKKPVLHSSQQLQMCLSNVSNYEDFKDANCVTPLSKSLIGGSMNICKRRALEFSQGERRLQGYVVPVIHKRNLLILSEKHDGTVAIQYGDIDDNELQVSEEYMPSLPNTNYADLLAAQFHSLMTHEGFQLKDDQIRPKPTQNVATNYQSNGLGIPSDAMSAEMQRHPETISSQPSFGAGAPANSGNHSQMSSQNNSSGSRMLPPGSNQSILSQGFISGVGMSQPQNVNPQSSVQNQLQQNQNPMVQQQQHPQMQRSNVMLSTNPLAQMNSLGQNSNAQLGNNMMNKQSQLQLQLLQQQQQQQQQQQQQHFQQQQQQLKQQQQQQQQQQQQQQQLQQQQQQQLQQQPPQQQQSQQSPQQQQPQPQQTQLQQLSPQQQQQTQLQPQQQQTQLQQLSPQQQQLQQQQLQQQQLQQQQQLQQQQQQQLQRKMMMGLGTGMGMGNMGNNIAGLGGLGNAMGMGNAVRGMGGTGISGPMGAMTGLGGMVQNQMSPSQASNISNAINLQLRSGTITQAQANVMAAKLKIMQNRTNMLAGAQSGITGMTATGQMLPGSGGMSMLGQTLNRANINQLQRATMGPPKIPGTSYYMNQQQQQPQNILLQQQLQQQQQLQQQQQQQLQQQQLQQQQQQQQQQQQQQQQQQQQIHQQPQQQQQIHQQPQQQQQQIGSPLQAVVSSPLVGSPSANQSQLSQQMSPQMQQFSPQQISQQTAMSPQLSSGSMPQVTNIAANTTVTPASPQLSSQTLGSVGSIPSSPMELQGISKSNSASNM, encoded by the exons ATGGGTGTTTCCTTCAAAGTAGCTAAAACAGGAACTAGATTCCGCCCAAAACTAATCCAATCTGATGATttcttagatgatgatgatgataacaaCAATAATGATGAGTCTACCACTATGGTTAATTCTTCTCGAAAACCCAAG GGGGATATTAGTGAGGCTGCAGCTGGTATATCAGGTTCATCTTCTTGTTCCGGTGGGATTCTTGTTTCGGCAGGTGAAGTTTCGTTCACATTGGATCTCTACCAAGATGGATATCTAATCAGAAAGCCAACTGAG GACTCAGTTCTGGATTCGAGAAAATCGTTGCGGCCGTATGATAGGACATCTGAGGTTGTCTTTTCT GCAATTGAGTCTGGGCGATTACCCCGTGATATCCTGGATGATATACCCAGCAAGTACTTAGATGGTACACTGGTTTGCGAG gtgcgAGATTATCGCAAGCGTCCATCTGAACCAGGGAATGTTGTTTCTTCAATGGAAGGTTTACCTGTTATTAGTAAAGTATCTCTTAGGATGTCGTTGGAGAATGTTGTGAAAGACATTCCATTGATGTCAGATGATTCTTGGACTTACAGTGATCTAATG GAAGTAGAGTCTCGAATTTTGAAAGCCTTGCAACCGCAGCTTTGTTTAGATCCGACACCAATGCTTGAAAGACTCTGTAGTGACCCAGTTCCTACCAAG CTTAACTTGGGCTTATCTGGTCGTCAAAAGAGAAGATTGAGGCAAATGCCAGAAGTGACTGTCATGTCTAATAATCAAACACATGGGAAGAAAGTTTTCATTGACAGATCAGGAGATATGGGAGCCGGTGATGCTACTCAACGTGTACTTGAAAACACGAATTCACATATTTCAAACAGCAGCCAGTTCAGACCTAAAAGCTTTGGTTCGGAATCTTCCTCACCAGCAAATCCTATGTTACCCAACCAATCCAGGTATCAACAAGGGGTTGGATACCAAAAGCTGATGCAGGATCAAATATCTGGGCCAATTGTGAATGCATCTGGAGTTTTGCCCTCTAGTGGAGACTTGATGATGTCCTACAGCGACACTATGAATGGTGTTTCTTCTTTTCCTGGAAAGAGGGAACTCCAAGATGCCCAGATACCAAACTTATCCCATATTAATAAGAGAGCTAGGCAAACGCCAACCGGTCTCGATGGCGTTTCACAGCAAGGTATGGGATCGCAGTTTGACACCATCCCTGGGACTGATCTATTCTGGAAAAATACCTTACATCAGCAAGCAGAGTCTAAAGGAATGCAATATGCTAATGCTGGGGTTCCCAAGTTTCCGCCTAAGGTGCTTGAAGGGGTACCTAATCAAGATGCATTTAATTTGGAGCAGCAGGGAATGATATACGGCATAAAAAAAGAGCGAATGGAAACAGAGAGAATTGGGTCACATGCGATGGAAATGGAAAACAACCAACTTGATATACAACAGGGACGAGTTAACCAGAGGATACCATCACATCCAACAATGAGATCCCATTTTTCTTCACAGATGCAGTGGAATAATCTTGGGCAGCTTGCTGACAAAGATTTAAGGAAGGACGACCAGTTTCAGAAAAGGAAACAAGTGCAGAGCCCCAGGGTTTCTTCAGGACCTATGGTTCAATCTCCTGTATCATCAAAGTCTGGGGAATTTTCTAGTGGCTCATTAGGTCCCCAACTTGGTGCAGTTGCAGCTTCTGCGTACGGATTATCACAAAAACCAACTGGTCTTTCTGCTGCAACAATTGGTGGGATCCCACCCATGGCATCTAGTCCGAGTGATTCCATGCAGCGGCAACATCAATCACAAACGGCTCCTAAGCGAAAATCAAATTCCGTTCCTAAATCCCAAGCGATGAGTGGAGTTGGGTCTCCTGCTAGTGTCAGTAATATGAGTGTCCCGTTGAACGCGAACAGCCCTTCAGTCGGTACGCCACCTTTGGCAGATCAGTCCATTCTCGataggtttgcaaagattgaaaTGTTGTCACAAAG GCACCAACTCAATAGCAAAAAGAACAAGGTTGACAACTTCCCTCCAAAGAAACCCGTTTTGCACTCTAGTCAACAACTCCAAATGTGTCTCTCAAATGTTTCTAACTATGAGGACTTCAAAGACGCAAATTGCGTGACACCACTATCGAAATCGCTTATAGGTGGGAGCATGAACATTTGTAAAAGGCGTGCACTTGAATTCTCTCAAGGTGAGCGTAGACTCCAAG GCTACGTTGTTCCTGTTATTCATAAACGAAATCTGCTAATCTTGTCTGAGAAGCATGATGGCACTGTAGCAATCCAGTATGGAGACATAGATGACAATGAACTCCAGGTTTCTGAGGAATATATGCCAAGTTTGCCCAACACG AATTACGCGGATCTGCTTGCTGCACAATTTCATTCTCTG ATGACACATGAAGGATTTCAACTTAAAGATGATCAGATCCGACCGAAACCAACCCAAAATGTTGCTACGAATTATCAATCTAATGGGCTTGGGATTCCTTCCGATGCCATGTCAGCTGAAATGCAACGACACCCAGAAACAATTTCTTCACAGCCATCATTTGGAGCTGGCGCACCAGCTAACAGTGGGAATCATTCTCAAATGTCTTCACAGAATAATTCAAGCGGTTCAAGGATGTTGCCTCCTGGTAGCAACCAGTCCATTCTTTCTCAAGGGTTTATATCAGGTGTTGGAATGTCTCAACCACAAAATGTGAACCCTCAATCATCAGTTCAGAACCAACTACAACAAAACCAGAACCCCATGgttcaacaacagcaacatcCTCAGATGCAGAGGTCTAACGTAATGCTTTCAACAAACCCACTAGCTCAAATGAATTCTCTAGGGCAAAATTCGAATGCGCAGTTGGGTAACAACATGATGAATAAACAGTCGCAGCTTCAGCTTCAGCTgttacagcagcaacaacagcagcaacaacaacaacagcaacaacactttcagcaacagcaacaacaattgaaacagcaacagcagcagcagcagcagcagcagcagcaacaacaacaactacagcagcagcaacaacaacaattacagCAGCAGCCACCACAACAGCAGCAGTCGCAACAGTCCCCTCAGCAACAGCAACCTCAACCTCAACAAACTCAGCTGCAGCAGTTGTcccctcaacaacaacaacaaacacagcTGCAACCTCAACAACAGCAAACACAGCTGCAGCAACTGTCCCCACAACAGCAACAATTACAGCAGCAACAACTGCAACAGCAACAactgcagcagcaacaacagctgcagcagcaacagcaacaacaattgCAGAGGAAAATGATGATGGGACTTGGGACAGGCATGGGCATGGGGAACATGGGCAATAATATTGCTGGTCTCGGAGGCCTTGGCAATGCTATGGGAATGGGTAATGCTGTGAGAGGAATGGGGGGAACTGGGATTTCAGGACCTATGGGTGCTATGACTGGCTTGGGCGGCATGGTTCAAAATCAAATGAGTCCATCTCAGGCTTCAAACATTTCCAATGCGATAAATCTACAACTTCGTAGCGGAACTATAACTCAAGCTCAAGCTAATGTAATGGCAGCAAAACTCAAGATAATGCAGAACCGAACAAACATGTTAGCGGGGGCTCAATCTGGAATTACGGGCATGACAGCAACAGGGCAGATGCTCCCAGGGTCTGGTGGTATGTCAATGTTGGGTCAGACGTTAAACCGAGCTAATATCAATCAACTACAGAGGGCAACCATGGGTCCTCCAAAAATTCCGGGGACGAGTTACTACATGaaccaacagcaacaacaaccacAAAACATACTTCTGCAACAAcagctgcaacaacaacaacagctgcagcaacaacaacagcaacaactacaacaacaacaattgcagcagcagcagcagcagcaacaacaacagcagcagcagcaacaacaacagcagcagcaaatacatcagcaaccacaacaacagcagcaaatacatcagcaaccacaacaacagcagcaacaaataGGATCTCCATTACAAGCTGTTGTTTCATCACCTCTGGTTGGTTCCCCGTCAGCAAATCAATCGCAACTGTCCCAACAAATGTCCCCACAGATGCAGCAATTTAGTCCACAGCAAATCAGCCAACAAACTGCAATGAGTCCTCAGTTGAGCTCAGGTTCGATGCCACAAGTCACTAATATAGCTGCCAATACTACAGTCACTCCAGCAAGCCCACAGTTGAGCTCACAAACTCTTGGCTCTGTTGGTAGCATCCCCAGTTCTCCGATGGAGCTTCAAGGAATTAGCAAAAGTAATTCTGCCAGCAATATGTAA
- the LOC113335690 gene encoding protein DOWNY MILDEW RESISTANCE 6-like yields the protein MEKTTSFEFAFNSSSISLFPNFILPEDGDDDIDGNEERTTTTTAYARPNLSKVMPLTSIPTIDMSIDHDSLVSIIAKACEDFGFFQIINHGVPRDVYKKMMDISTAFFGFPCEERGKLYSSNPHEVVRVGSGYVELQNKERVNLWMERLSHLAHPFLKDNAHLLPQNPPEYREIAVEYAKEIADLVDRLWGLLSEGLGVEPDYLRKRFENNVIIHQIVNFYPPCPDPEKTLGLPPHTDIGLITVLQQVEGVSGL from the exons ATGGAGAAAACAACGTCTTTTGAATTTGCCTTCAACTCCTCTTCCATCTCTCTTTTTCCTAACTTCATACTAccagaagatggtgatgatgatatCGATGGAAATGAAGAACGAACAACTACTACTACTGCTTATGCTAGGCCTAACCTCTCCAAAGTTATGCCACTGACTTCCATACCCACAATAGATATGAGCATTGATCATGATTCTTTAGTTTCGATAATAGCGAAAGCTTGTGAAGATTTTGGTTTCTTTCAAATAATTAATCATGGTGTGCCTCGTGACGTTTACAAGAAAATGATGGATATTTCGACTGCTTTCTTCGGTTTTCCTTGTGAAGAAAGAGGCAAGTTGTACTCCTCTAATCCACATGAAGTAGTGAGAGTTGGAAGTGGTTATGTTGAGCTTCAAAATAAAGAGAGGGTTAATTTATGGATGGAACGACTTAGCCACCTTGCTCATCCGTTCTTGAAAGACAACGCGCATCTGTTACCTCAAAATCCTCCTGAATATAG GGAGATTGCCGTCGAATATGCGAAAGAAATAGCTGATTTGGTAGACAGACTCTGGGGTTTGTTATCAGAAGGGCTTGGAGTAGAACCAGACTATCTGAGAAAAAGATTTGAAAATAATGTCATCATTCACCAAATTGTGAATTTCTATCCACCATGCCCGGACCCGGAGAAAACACTAGGACTTCCACCTCATACAGATATAGGCTTGATAACAGTTCTTCAACAAGTTGAAGGCGTTTCAGGCCTTTAA